The Diadema setosum chromosome 12, eeDiaSeto1, whole genome shotgun sequence genome has a segment encoding these proteins:
- the LOC140236195 gene encoding uncharacterized protein: MAQEGKSGDMNSTSRSEVEVSVVMVEGVISSVTVKEPSKALPAPAPVAAAQAEPVVRTEQGPMTRYYHMYKTWARCSMATCDKLGIRMDVLQRAVTAILDKTPIVWTKLSDVYLSNGVVLELRTWVKMWYYYHATMMCDLIAALFDVEIDETDMPGLRRKVERLVEEDRRLKKNKRASGVEMLRVFLETPFQWKGRRSEREVRDEERQEGEGEQEGRETEELERMEIEEEEGENEGEEEERRDTRDEGRTEMRGKRKSGTREGQSQDGRREEDRKRTRREGGGGGASISEPEGVRFENQLPDDLEGALLAIQRLRRELDDVRSKYKSEVGRCQNVQTQLESVERKLQFQMNLSAKLIADCKKSDRDVRKYRQRSTIRQKEVDVLKQNLKELKKKLRKCEQTLLASTTTRKTSDDTSDSDAESVCEYKEALEKCKGDLQDARMTLDSTKKKLEDEIKTKLVEAKKCEQKLEEAKKFEQARAKLESKISTLRKKIKNCQRRERYTIQNKEKLKEKMAQESKKHSAKIVSLRTEVKKLREELKEAQSLIGPDPEKVDVSFKQQRIYNSNVRGVYQDLLTNHGVSSRNCEGVVRTVLGGLTDINMKKVQLPKKTTAASMFYEGRKMTQIQVARALQEEGNTTLSSDGTTKFGHHYAAFDIYKESDGGSSSMMIGMRESVSGTAQTTLDTLLGLLHEITDMPGSTQTVNKIIANIKNTMSDRHVAEKKFNKLLKDYRQDLLPEIVDGWGEMNDAEKEQFTSMNNFFCGLHYLVGLADYASKTIKAWEEMIFGNDRVGAESLGGMHVESGECGTVRLVRTVCKSVQDRGCARSGKPVEFRTFLKSKGIEHVPLAPFKGNRFNILFHNGGGVFFLRSELKEFCEEQVEDHLKAVGADLRVSQYLAAARALGLIGKLVTAPLWRVINESSHIAEMNQQYADLHTCFIRWADDASQFMRGDDVLFEGKHNPDDPVFKSLVTPNAELDQMTKQVLELVFLTFCQVTENMLQDHLGSGEHAKMGEEQVRATQSVPRTNVGVERDFSMLDRLINLKPSASMLVYESIIMGVKNKTSEWRKGLSVTDREELMEYARRSVRAQKEEYAKRAKHLWKERIEKRRSMQKAKEHVVTKCVKSEKVYADVMAKCGGIWLSEHEVHEKMRGACEEECVEMLQAQLEARRHLFQEKNVNGRLNLSEKGRKKGVKELKESVLQIIQEGNKRGKRVEDEQEDDYAHACASDDKIGKYKSMVEEKRKKTPQKTTQNRRKKTTQSPGKKEQPKGNVTNEIKYENLVGKIVDHLTTLDNGDEGLYRATVISRCRKGLRFIYDREPEDTYDYTRAEIEEDLRNGDLKLTRLVIGDIIGRRIMHRFEVDNDVVWCKGVISSATEGQECLVTYEEVDDDEDELESSWEGPLLEEYANNDVRFLQPE; this comes from the coding sequence ATGGCGCAAGAAGGTAAAAGCGGAGATATGAACAGCACATCTAGATCGGAAGTTGAGGTAAGTGTGGTAATGGTGGAGGGTGTGATTTCGAGTGTGACGGTGAAAGAGCCATCTAAGGCTTTGCCTGCGCCTGCGCCTGTGGCCGCGGCGCAAGCTGAGCCTGTGGTCCGTACAGAGCAAGGTCCTATGACGAGGTACTACCACATGTACAAAACGTGGGCGAGGTGTTCTATGGCTACGTGTGATAAGCTGGGAATACGAATGGATGTTCTGCAGCGTGCAGTGACGGCAATCCTAGACAAGACACCGATCGTATGGACCAAGTTGAGTGATGTATATCTTTCAAATGGTGTTGTTTTGGAGTTGCGCACGTGGGTGAAAATGTGGTATTATTATCATGCGACCATGATGTGTGATCTCATTGCAGCGCTGTTTGATGTGGAGATTGATGAGACAGATATGCCAGGACTTCGGAGGAAGGTTGAGAGACTGGTTGAAGAGGATCGAAGGttgaagaaaaataagagaGCAAGTGGTGTGGAGATGTTGAGGGTGTTCTTGGAAACCCCTTTTCAGTGGAAAGGTAGAAGAAGTGAAAGAGAAGTTAGAGATGAAGAAAGAcaagagggagagggggagcaGGAAGGACGGGAAACTGAAGAGTTGGAAAGGATGGAAatagaagaggaagaaggagagaatgaaggagaggaggaggagagaaggGACACCAGAGATGAAGGAAGAACAGAAatgagaggaaagagaaaaagtggGACAAGAGAGGGGCAATCGCAAGATGGGAGAAGAGaggaagatagaaaaagaactagaagggagggaggaggaggaggggcaAGCATATCGGAGCCAGAGGGTGTGCGGTTTGAAAATCAGTTGCCAGACGACTTAGAGGGCGCTCTTCTGGCAATTCAAAGGTTGAGACGGGAACTTGATGATGTTAGATCAAAGTATAAGTCAGAAGTTGGCAGGTGCCAAAATGTGCAAACACAGCTAGAGAGTGTCGAGAGGAAGTTGCAGTTCCAAATGAATTTATCTGCCAAATTGATCGCTGATTGTAAGAAATCTGACAGGGACGTGCGTAAATATCGTCAGAGGAGCACGATAAGACAAAAGGAAGTCGATGTACTCAAGCAAAACCTTAAGGAACTTAAGAAAAAACTAAGAAAATGTGAACAAACATTGCTGGCAAGTACCACCACGAGAAAAACATCGGACGATACCAGTGACAGTGATGCCGAGAGTGTGTGCGAGTACAAGGAGGCATTAGAAAAGTGTAAAGGGGATTTGCAAGATGCTAGGATGACATTAGATAGTACGAAAAAAAAGCTAGAggatgaaatcaaaacaaagttaGTGGAAGCAAAGAAATGTGAGCAAAAGTTAGAGGAGGCAAAGAAATTTGAACAAGCAAGAGCAAAGCTTGAGTCGAAAATCAGTACACTgcggaaaaaaataaaaaattgtcaGAGGCGTGAGAGATacacgatacaaaacaaggaaaaattgaaagaaaagatGGCTCAAGAGAGTAAGAAACATTCTGCAAAAATTGTCTCTTTGCGGACAGAAGTCAAGAAATTGAGAGAGGAATTAAAAGAGGCACAAAGTTTAATTGGACCTGATCCTGAAAAGGTAGATGTTTCATTCAAACAGCAGAGAATATATAACAGTAATGTGAGGGGTGTCTACCAAGATTTGTTGACTAATCATGGAGTGAGTTCGAGAAACTGCGAGGGAGTCGTTAGGACTGTGTTAGGTGGTCTGACAGACATAAACATGAAGAAAGTTCAACTCCCaaagaagactactgcagccaGCATGTTCTATGAAGGACGAAAAATGACCCAAATACAAGTAGCAAGGGCTTTACAAGAGGAAGGCAATACAACACTATCAAGCGATGGCACAACTAAATTTGGGCACCATTATGCAGCATTTGATATTTACAAGGAGTCAGATGGGGGCAGCTCAAGTatgatgattgggatgagaGAGAGTGTAAGTGGGACTGCCCAAACAACGCTGGACACACTCCTCGGACTCTTGCATGAAATAACTGACATGCCAGGATCAACTCAAACCGTAAACAAGATAATTGCAAATATCAAGAACACAATGAGTGATCGTCATGTGGCAGAAAAAAAGTTCAACAAACTCCTCAAAGACTACAGACAAGACCTTCTACCTGAAATAGTAGATGGATGGGGGGAAATGAACGATGCTGAAAAGGAACAGTTCACATCTATGAACAATTTCTTCTGTGGGTTGCATTATTTAGTTGGATTGGCAGATTATGCAAGCAAGACCATTAAGGCGTGGGAGGAAATGATCTTTGGTAATGACAGAGTTGGAGCCGAGTCACTGGGTGGGATGCATGTTGAGAGTGGTGAGTGTGGGACTGTTCGGTTGGTGCGGACCGTTTGCAAGTCAGTGCAGGATCGAGGATGTGCGAGGTCCGGAAAGCCTGTGGAATTCAGGACTTTCCTGAAGTCAAAGGGTATCGAACATGTTCCTCTTGCACCATTCAAGGGGAACAGGTTTAATATCCTGTTCCACAATGGTGGTGGCGTCTTCTTCCTTCGATCGGAATTGAAGGAGTTCTGTGAAGAGCAGGTGGAAGATCATCTCAAAGCTGTCGGTGCTGACCTGCGCGTGAGCCAATACCTGGCGGCTGCGCGAGCGCTTGGTCTCATTGGCAAGCTTGTGACAGCTCCTCTTTGGCGTGTCATCAACGAGTCGAGCCACATTGCCGAAATGAATCAACAATATGCCGACCTGCACACATGCTTCATTAGGTGGGCTGATGATGCCAGTCAGTTTATGCGCGGTGATGATGTGCTCTTCGAAGGGAAACACAACCCAGATGATCCAGTCTTTAAGTCTTTGGTGACCCCAAATGCAGAACTCGATCAAATGACGAAGCAGGTCCTTGAACTTGTCTTCCTTACTTTCTGCCAGGTCACCGAAAACATGTTGCAAGATCATCTGGGTTCTGGTGAGCACGCCAAGATGGGAGAAGAGCAAGTAAGGGCGACTCAGAGTGTGCCGAGAACAAATGTTGGTGTCGAGCGCGATTTCAGCATGTTGGACAGGTTGATTAATTTGAAGCCTTCTGCAAGTATGTTGGTGTACGAGAGCATCATCATGGGTGTGAAAAATAAGACAAGCGAGTGGAGGAAAGGGCTCTCTGTGACTGACAGGGAAGAGTTGATGGAGTATGCACGAAGAAGTGTGAGGGCGCAGAAAGAGGAGTACGCGAAGCGAGCGAAGCATCTATGGAAAGAAAGAATCGAGAAGCGAAGAAGTATGCAGAAGGCCAAAGAACATGTGGTGACAAAGTGCGTGAAAAGTGAGAAGGTGTACGCTGATGTCATGGCGAAGTGTGGAGGGATCTGGTTGTCGGAGCACGAGGTACATGAGAAGATGCGTGGAGCGTGTGAGGAGGAGTGTGTGGAAATGCTTCAAGCTCAACTGGAAGCTAGGAGACATTTGTTCCAAGAGAAGAATGTGAATGGCAGGTTAAACTTGAGTGAAAAAGGCCGAAAGAAGGGTGTGAAAGAACTGAAAGAGAGTGTACTTCAAATCATACAGGAGGGTAACAAGAGGGGGAAGAGAGTTGAGGATGAACAGGAGGATGACTATGCGCATGCTTGTGCCTCAGATGATAAGATTGGAAAGTACAAGAGTATGGTGgaggagaagagaaagaagacacCTCAGAAGACAACTCAGAATCGAAGGAAGAAGACAACTCAGAGTCCAGGAAAGAAGGAGCAACCGAAGGGTAATGTCACAAACGAGATCAAGTATGAGAACTTGGTAGGGAAAATTGTTGACCATTTAACTACTTTAGATAATGGAGATGAGGGATTGTACAGAGCAACAGTAATCAGCAGGTGTAGGAAAGGTCTAAGATTCATCTACGACAGGGAACCAGAGGATACGTACGACTACACGAGAGCAGAAATTGAAGAGGATCTGCGCAATGGGGACTTAAAGTTAACTCGGCTTGTGATTGGAGACATCATCGGTAGGCGCATAATGCATAGATTTGAGGtagacaatgatgtagtttggtgTAAGGGAGTCATTTCGTCAGCAACAGAAGGACAGGAGTGCCTTGTAACATATGAGGAGGTTGACGATGATGAAGACGAACTCGAAAGTTCATGGGAGGGGCCTCTGTTAGAGGAGTATGCAAACAATGATGTCAGATTCTTACAACCCGAGTAA